CGATCACCGCGCTAGTACCAACTATTACTGGTTGGAATTGACGGCTTTTGAATGCAGCTCGATGTGCTCACGGGCACGATCACCGCGCTCGATCTGGTCAACGGACGGGCGGCAGATCGGGCGCTCCCGCTTCAGCAGCAGGATCTGCCGCCGGGGAGTTTACTGCTCGCCGATCGCGGGTTTTACCATCTGGAGCGCTTGCGCAAGCACGATCAGCACGGGGTCTTTTGGATCACCCGCCTGCCGAGCAACGCCGTCGTTGCCTATCCGGGGCACGCCGCGCAGCCGTTGACCACGTTTGTCCGCGAGCTTGGTCCGGTGACCACGTGGGATTGCGCGATCGTCGTTGGCAAGGAGCGGTACGTCCATGGTCGCCTCGTGGTTACCCGCGTCGCGCAGACGGTTGCCGATCAGCGCCGTGCCCGGATTCGCCAGCATGCCCAGCACCAGCATCGCATGCCATCGGCGGCGGCCTTGGCGCTGGCTGATTGGAATGTGGTGATCACGAATGCGCCGCGCACGCTGATCAGCCCGACCGAGGTCTGGGCGTTCGTGCGGGTGCGCTGGCAGATTGAACTGCTGTTTAAGCTCTGGAAAAGCCACGCGCGGATCGATGATTGGCGCACCGCCAATCCAGCCCGGATACTCTGTGAAATCTATGCCAAATTGATCGGGCTGGTGTTCCACCAATGGATACTCGCGGCCAGCAGTTGGCATGATCCGGAGCGGAGTTTGTTCAAGGCCGCACCGATTGTCGCGGGGATGGCGGGCGAACTGGCGAG
The Herpetosiphon gulosus genome window above contains:
- a CDS encoding IS4 family transposase, whose product is MQLDVLTGTITALDLVNGRAADRALPLQQQDLPPGSLLLADRGFYHLERLRKHDQHGVFWITRLPSNAVVAYPGHAAQPLTTFVRELGPVTTWDCAIVVGKERYVHGRLVVTRVAQTVADQRRARIRQHAQHQHRMPSAAALALADWNVVITNAPRTLISPTEVWAFVRVRWQIELLFKLWKSHARIDDWRTANPARILCEIYAKLIGLVFHQWILAASSWHDPERSLFKAAPIVAGMAGELASTQADPPQFLRVLTRLAALIQRWATTNKRHQPPTTAQRLRAVTAS